A stretch of Miscanthus floridulus cultivar M001 chromosome 13, ASM1932011v1, whole genome shotgun sequence DNA encodes these proteins:
- the LOC136502302 gene encoding protein NONRESPONDING TO OXYLIPINS 2, mitochondrial-like isoform X2: protein MASLCRSAAAARSAALRSRSPMARPFLAANTPVAPPRIRRPLVAAALASLESLLPLHSAVAAARLRSCIAADSACWSCLSQGLTKRI from the exons ATGGCGTCCTTGtgccgctccgccgccgccgcgaggtcAGCGGCGCTCCGGTCGAGATCCCCGATGGCGAGGCCGTTCCTGGCGGCGAACACTCCTGTCGCACCGCCACGCATCCGCAG GCCCCTCGTAGCGGCGGCGCTGGCGAGTCTGGAGTCGCTCTTGCCGCTGCACAGCGCGGTGGCCGCCGCGCGGCTGCGGTCCTGCATCGCCGCCGACTCCGCGTGCTGGAGCTGCCTCTCCCAAG GTTTGACCAAGCGCATCTGA
- the LOC136502302 gene encoding protein NONRESPONDING TO OXYLIPINS 2, mitochondrial-like isoform X1, producing the protein MASLCRSAAAARSAALRSRSPMARPFLAANTPVAPPRIRRPLVAAALASLESLLPLHSAVAAARLRSCIAADSACWSCLSQDFALPR; encoded by the exons ATGGCGTCCTTGtgccgctccgccgccgccgcgaggtcAGCGGCGCTCCGGTCGAGATCCCCGATGGCGAGGCCGTTCCTGGCGGCGAACACTCCTGTCGCACCGCCACGCATCCGCAG GCCCCTCGTAGCGGCGGCGCTGGCGAGTCTGGAGTCGCTCTTGCCGCTGCACAGCGCGGTGGCCGCCGCGCGGCTGCGGTCCTGCATCGCCGCCGACTCCGCGTGCTGGAGCTGCCTCTCCCAAG ATTTTGCTCTACCTCGGTAA